In Miscanthus floridulus cultivar M001 chromosome 5, ASM1932011v1, whole genome shotgun sequence, one genomic interval encodes:
- the LOC136450041 gene encoding zinc protease PQQL-like: MDLLPPPTDAPDAGGPGAGGSGRGLRRGVGFRSLKLVSVAMDETLPVDPVGATYGRLANGLTYYVRSNPKPRMRAALSLAVKVGSVVEEEDERGVAHIVEHLAFSATSRYTNHDIVKFLESIGAEFGACQNALTSSDETIYELLVPVDKPGLLSQAISVLAEFSSEVRVSAEDLEKERGAVLEEYRGGRNAAGRMQDSHWALLFEGSKYAERLPIGTEKVIRTVTHETVKRFYQKWYHLSNMAVFAVGDFPDTQAVVELIKEHFGHKAPAPHPPPVIPEFPVPSHEEPRFSCFVESEAAGSAVVISCKMPAGGIKTVKDYKDSLAESMFHCALNQRLFKISRRKGPPYFSCSSAADALVCPVKAYIMTSSCRERGTVEALESMLLEVARVRLHGFSDREISIVRALMMSEMESAYLERDQMQSTSLRDEFLQHFLREEPVVGIEYEAQLQKTLLPHISSAEVAKFAENFSTASSCVIKIVEPRAHASLEDLKAVVLKVNSLEEEKSIPPWDEEQIPEEIVAQAPEPGTIIDKVEHPGIGATEMILSNGMRICYKYTDFLDDQVVFTGFAYGGLSELSEAEYTSCSMGSTIAGEIGTFGYRPSVLMDMLAGKRAEVGTKVGAYMRTFSGDCSPSDLETALQLVYQLFTTNVEPREEEVKIVMQMAEEAIYAQERDPYTAFANRVREINYGNSHFFKPIRISDLKKVDPIRACEYFNNCFKDPSAFTVVIVGKIDPAISLPLVLQYLGGIPRVQDAAQPLSRDDLRGLPFKFPATIIREVVRSPMVEAQCFVQLAFPVVLKNTMMTEDIHYVGFLSKLLETKIMQVLRFKYGQIYSVNVAVFLGGNKPSRTGDVRGDISVNFSCDPDISSKLVDFVLEEISYLQVEGPSEEDVLTILEIEQRAHENGLQENYFWLDRILRSYQSRLFSGDIGSTFAFQEEGRIKVRDALTPQTMQSALQRVIPFPCRNQYTVVILMPKSSCWASVKSMLSWSSNGVSRDAKILAGMAGALVLAVSLWRYSRSALKS; the protein is encoded by the exons ATGGATCTGCTCCCGCCGCCGACTGACGCGCCGGACGCCGGCGGCCCCGGCGCCGGGGGGTCGGGCCGAGGGCTGCGACGCGGGGTCGGGTTCCGGTCGCTGAAGCTGGTCAGCGTTGCCATGGACGAGACCCTGCCCGTCGACCCCGTCGGCGCCACGTACGGCCGCCTCGCCAACGGCCTCACCTACTACGTCCGCTCCAACCCAAAGCCACGCATGCGCGCCGCGCTCTCGCTCGCCGTCAAGGTCGG gtcggtggtggaggaggaggacgagcgcGGTGTGGCGCACATCGTCGAGCACCTCGCCTTCAGTGCCACCTCGCGATATACCAATCACGACATCGTCAAGTTCCTCGAGAGCATCGGGGCCGAGTTTGGTGCCTGCCAGAACGCGCTCACCTCATCGGATGAGACCATCTACGAGCTGCTCGTACCCGTCGACAAGCCAGGCCTGCTCTCCCAGGCTATATCTGTCCTCGCTGAGTTCAGCTCAGAG GTTCGGGTGTCAGCAGAGGATCTGGAGAAAGAGAGGGGTGCTGTGCTGGAGGAATACAGGGGTGGGCGCAATGCAGCAGGACGGATGCAGGACTCCCACTGGGCACTGTTGTTTGAAGGTTCTAAG TATGCAGAACGCCTGCCGATTGGTACTGAGAAGGTGATACGAACTGTTACACATGAGACTGTGAAGCGGTTTTATCAGAAATGGTACCATCTAAGCAATATGGCGGTATTTGCAGTGGGTGATTTCCCAGATACACAG GCTGTTGTGGAGTTGATAAAGGAGCATTTTGGGCACAAAGCCCCAGCTCCCCACCCTCCTCCAGTTATACCAGAATTTCCAGTTCCATCGCATGAGGAACCTCGCTTTTCATGTTTTGTGGAATCTGAAGCCGCAGGG TCGGCTGTTGTTATCAGCTGCAAGATGCCTGCTGGTGGAATTAAAACAGTAAAGGACTACAAGGATTCACTGGCAGAGTCCATGTTTCATTGTGCACTAAACCAGAGGCTCTTCAAAATATCTCGTAGAAAGGGTCCTCCTTACTTCTCTTGCTCCTCAGCTGCAGATGCTCTCGTCTGTCCAGTTAAGGCTTACATTATGACATCTAGTTGTCGTGAAAGGGGAACAGTTGAAGCTCTTGAGTCCATGCTTCTTGAG GTTGCTAGGGTACGGCTCCATGGATTTTCTGACCGTGAGATATCCATTGTACGCGCCCTAATGATGTCAGAGATGGAGTCTGCATATTTGGAGCGTGATCAAATGCAATCGACCAGCTTACGAGATGAGTTTTTGCAG CATTTTCTTCGTGAGGAACCTGTTGTTGGGATTGAATATGAAGCACAATTACAAAAGACTCTGCTTCCCC ATATTTCTTCTGCGGAAGTGGCAAAATTTGCAGAAAACTTTTCAACAGCCAGCAGCTGTGTTATCAAGATAGTTGAACCTCGAGCTCATGCTTCTTTGGAGGATCTGAAAGCAGTTGTGTTGAAAGTCAACAGTCTGGAAGAAGAAAAATCTATTCCTCCATGGGATGAAGAACAAATTCCAGAAGAAATTGTTGCTCAAGCTCCAGAGCCAGG GACTATAATTGATAAAGTGGAGCACCCAGGCATAGGTGCCACTGAGATGATACTTTCAAATGGCATGCGGATTTGTTACAAGTATACTGATTTTCTTGATGACCAG GTTGTTTTTACTGGCTTTGCCTATGGTGGTCTGTCAGAATTATCTGAAGCTGAGTATACTTCATGCTCAATGGGTTCGACCATAGCAGGAGAAATTGGCACTTTTGGCTACAGACCTTCTGTCTTGATGGACATGCTTGCTGGCAAGAGAGCCGAAGTTGGTACAAAAGTGGGGGCCTACATGAGAACATTTTCTGGCGATTGCTCACCTTCAGATCTTGAGACAGCTTTGCAG CTTGTTTATCAACTATTTACAACAAATGTGGAGCCAAGGGAGGAAGAAGTAAAAATAGTGATGCAAATGGCAGAGGAAGCAATCTATGCTCAAGAGCGTGATCCGTACACTGCATTTGCGAATCGTGTTCGTGAAATAAATTATGGGAACTCACACTTTTTTAAG CCAATTAGAATAAGTGACTTGAAGAAGGTGGATCCAATCAGAGCATGTGAATATTTCAACAATTGTTTCAAGGATCCATCAGCTTTTACGGTGGTAATAGTTGGAAAAATAGACCCAGCTATCTCACTTCCACTGGTTCTGCAGTACTTG GGTGGAATACCTAGGGTACAGGATGCTGCTCAACCACTTAGTCGTGATGATCTAAGAGGATTGCCATTTAAGTTTCCTGCGACCATCATTAG AGAAGTTGTCCGCAGCCCTATGGTTGAAGCACAGTGCTTTGTACAACTAGCATTTCCTGTTGTTCTTAAGAACACAATGATG ACAGAAGATATTCACTATGTTGGGTTTCTTAGTAAACTTCTGGAAACGAAAATCATGCAAGTACTTCGGTTCAAATATGGGCAG ATCTATTCAGTTAATGTAGCTGTCTTCTTGGGTGGCAACAAACCCTCAAGAACTGGAGATGTTCGTGGAGACATAAGCGTGAATTTCTCATGTGATCCAGACATATCATCTAAACTG GTTGATTTTGTTCTGGAGGAAATATCATATCTACAGGTGGAAGGTCCTTCTGAAGAAGATGTATTGACCATCCTCGAAATTGAACAAAGAGCTCATGAAAATGGATTACAG GAGAATTACTTCTGGTTGGATCGTATTCTGCGAAGCTATCAATCAAGGCTTTTTTCTGGAGATATTGGATCCACCTTTGCG TTCCAAGAGGAGGGGCGCATAAAGGTTAGGGATGCTTTGACACCACAGACTATGCAATCGGCCTTGCAAAGAGTTATACCTTTCCCTTGCAGAAATCAGTACACTGTGGTTATTCTTATGCCAAAGTCATCCTGTTGGGCATCAGtgaagtcaatgcttagctggagCTCTAATGGGGTTAGCAGAGATGCTAAG ATTCTTGCTGGCATGGCCGGTGCACTGGTGTTGGCAGTGAGTTTGTGGAGATACTCTCGTAGTGCGCTAAAATCATAG
- the LOC136450042 gene encoding uncharacterized protein isoform X2 produces the protein MACLHHHSCEDHNCAADWSLYNHIDVPKVVALNESVPGSVKSVFKPWEQRLDTSGGFLESNEGDPELLIFIPFINREGIDFSDAQNMQPVQEWELAENLQGALEYQTRYSRFQGVANLTLHFSDNFGGDTTKIYYIGLRGEATQNKRDVVATIVYEVMPNPSDHKTKSETGGGFSHVE, from the exons ATGGCCTGCCTGCACCATCACAGCTGCGAGGATCACAACTGCGCCGCCGACTGGTCGCTCTACAACCACATCGACGTCCCCAAG GTGGTGGCTCTGAACGAATCTGTTCCCGGGAGCGTCAAGTCCGTCTTCAAGCCCTGGGAGCAGCGCCTTGACACCTCGGGG GGTTTTCTGGAGAGTAATGAGGGTGACCCTGAGCTACTTATTTTCATCCC GTTTATCAATAGAGAAGGCATTGACTTTTCAGATGCTCAAAACATGCAGCCTGTGCAG GAATGGGAATTAGCGGAGAACCTGCAAGGAGCTCTTGAGTACCAAACAAG ATATTCAAGGTTCCAAGGTGTGGCTAACCTAACTCTGCATTTCTCTGACAACTTTGGTGGTGATACAACTAAGATTTATTACATTGGACTACGTGGTGAAGCCACTCAG AACAAAAGGGATGTAGTTGCGACAATTGTATATGAAGTCATGCCCAATCCTTCAGATCACAA AACAAAATCTGAGACTGGAGGAGGTTTCTCGCATGTCGAGTAG
- the LOC136450042 gene encoding uncharacterized protein isoform X1 — protein MACLHHHSCEDHNCAADWSLYNHIDVPKVVALNESVPGSVKSVFKPWEQRLDTSGGFLESNEGDPELLIFIPFTSDVKIKSISVVGGADGTSPSKMRAFINREGIDFSDAQNMQPVQEWELAENLQGALEYQTRYSRFQGVANLTLHFSDNFGGDTTKIYYIGLRGEATQNKRDVVATIVYEVMPNPSDHKTKSETGGGFSHVE, from the exons ATGGCCTGCCTGCACCATCACAGCTGCGAGGATCACAACTGCGCCGCCGACTGGTCGCTCTACAACCACATCGACGTCCCCAAG GTGGTGGCTCTGAACGAATCTGTTCCCGGGAGCGTCAAGTCCGTCTTCAAGCCCTGGGAGCAGCGCCTTGACACCTCGGGG GGTTTTCTGGAGAGTAATGAGGGTGACCCTGAGCTACTTATTTTCATCCC GTTCACATCAGATGTTAAGATCAAGAGCATTTCTGTTGTTGGTGGTGCTGATGGAACAAGCCCGTCAAAAATGAGAGC GTTTATCAATAGAGAAGGCATTGACTTTTCAGATGCTCAAAACATGCAGCCTGTGCAG GAATGGGAATTAGCGGAGAACCTGCAAGGAGCTCTTGAGTACCAAACAAG ATATTCAAGGTTCCAAGGTGTGGCTAACCTAACTCTGCATTTCTCTGACAACTTTGGTGGTGATACAACTAAGATTTATTACATTGGACTACGTGGTGAAGCCACTCAG AACAAAAGGGATGTAGTTGCGACAATTGTATATGAAGTCATGCCCAATCCTTCAGATCACAA AACAAAATCTGAGACTGGAGGAGGTTTCTCGCATGTCGAGTAG